TCTCCACCCAAGTAAGAAACATCTAATTGATACTTACCATAGTAGCGACCATTTTGAGCGGAATAAGAACCACCTGATTCGCGGCTAGCAATCCATTCACGCGCACTGGAATAACCAGTATTAGCATTAGAATAATTGGAATAATCATTCTGAACAGATTGTGTTGGTTGAGCTTGATAAGAATTGTTGGTGACAGCTTGCTGAACACTTCCAGCTGCTGGAGTACTTTGTACTTCATTGTCTGTAGCAACTGAAACTTGACCATCATCTTTGATGAGTAATTTCTGGCCAACATAAATCATATTAATATTTTGAATATTGTTGTCAGCAGCAACTTGGTTAACTAAGCTTAAATCATTTTTAAGCTGCATGGAAATTCCAGATAAAGTATCACCTGGTTTAACTGTATAAATACTATCTGCTTTAGCAACATTAGAAACACCGAAGAAAGAAGCCATACCAATGGCTGTTGCAAATGCGACCTGTCTAAATTTCATATAAATAATACTCTCCTTTAATTTAAAAAACACGATAATAAACTGAAATAGTAACGTTCACCAACAGGACCTATACTATCAAACGAATATTACGGAATTATTTCAATCTAATGATAAATTTCGAGTAATGTTACAAACAGATTACAAAAGTCCAATTATTTATGATATGGATTCCCTGCATTAATCATAAACGCTCGATAAATTTGCTCAGATAAAACCAAGCGC
The nucleotide sequence above comes from Bombilactobacillus bombi. Encoded proteins:
- a CDS encoding LysM peptidoglycan-binding domain-containing protein — encoded protein: MKFRQVAFATAIGMASFFGVSNVAKADSIYTVKPGDTLSGISMQLKNDLSLVNQVAADNNIQNINMIYVGQKLLIKDDGQVSVATDNEVQSTPAAGSVQQAVTNNSYQAQPTQSVQNDYSNYSNANTGYSSAREWIASRESGGSYSAQNGRYYGKYQLDVSYLGGDYSPANQERVANNYVASRYGSWEGAQQFWMTHGWY